A part of Lacibacter sp. H407 genomic DNA contains:
- a CDS encoding DUF5690 family protein yields the protein MNQQLITPSTFSAKQIAAAVYLAVVVFFTYASIFAFRKPFTVATFDGLQFGKVSYQTLLIISQVVGYMLSKFYGIKFISELQRRGRWKTSLLMVGVAWLSLLLFAIVPAPWGILCFLVNGFTLGFMWGVVFSYVEGRRATDFIGVVLAVSFIFAGGFSRSVGKWLLLEWNVTEYWMPFATASLFAVPLLLFYFLLERAPFPDADDVAERTIRLPMNQPERKHFLKQFSAGVISFVIIYLLLTIMRDLRDNYMGNMWAELGYGGNAAVFAKTETITSLVVLGMIGMLVFVRKNMRAFRIIHVLMILGFLVAGLSSVLFKQQLISGASWMQFTGLGLYIAYVLFNSVFFERLLASFTIAGNVGFLIYVADAWGYLGSITVMLSKELLKLQLNWVSFYSQLVIVFAVAGIIASIFSLFYFNRKYQLQSGS from the coding sequence TTGAATCAACAACTAATTACCCCTTCAACTTTTTCAGCTAAGCAGATTGCAGCAGCAGTTTACTTAGCTGTTGTTGTTTTTTTTACCTACGCTTCCATTTTTGCATTTCGCAAACCATTTACAGTTGCAACGTTTGATGGATTGCAGTTTGGAAAAGTATCTTATCAAACATTACTCATCATCAGCCAGGTAGTTGGCTATATGTTGAGTAAATTCTATGGCATCAAATTTATTTCCGAACTGCAACGACGTGGAAGATGGAAAACGAGTTTGCTGATGGTAGGCGTTGCATGGCTGAGTTTATTATTGTTTGCTATTGTTCCCGCACCGTGGGGCATTCTTTGCTTTTTGGTAAATGGCTTTACACTTGGTTTTATGTGGGGCGTGGTGTTCAGTTATGTGGAGGGAAGAAGAGCCACCGATTTTATTGGGGTAGTGCTGGCCGTTAGTTTCATTTTTGCCGGCGGATTTAGCAGGAGTGTAGGGAAATGGTTGTTGCTTGAATGGAATGTTACGGAATACTGGATGCCGTTTGCAACAGCTTCGTTGTTTGCTGTCCCCTTGCTGCTTTTTTATTTTTTATTAGAGAGGGCACCTTTTCCTGATGCTGATGATGTAGCTGAACGAACGATCCGTTTGCCCATGAATCAACCGGAGCGAAAACATTTTTTGAAACAGTTCAGCGCTGGTGTTATCTCCTTTGTGATCATTTATCTTCTGCTAACCATTATGCGTGATCTCCGTGATAATTACATGGGAAATATGTGGGCGGAGTTAGGTTATGGCGGCAATGCAGCCGTGTTTGCAAAAACAGAAACCATCACTTCGTTAGTGGTGTTGGGAATGATCGGTATGCTGGTGTTTGTAAGAAAGAATATGCGTGCCTTTCGTATTATTCATGTGTTGATGATTCTTGGGTTTTTAGTAGCAGGGCTCTCTTCGGTATTATTTAAACAACAACTTATTTCCGGTGCCAGCTGGATGCAGTTTACCGGCTTGGGTTTATACATCGCCTATGTGTTATTCAACAGTGTGTTTTTTGAACGATTGCTTGCATCATTCACCATTGCGGGCAATGTCGGGTTTCTGATTTATGTAGCAGATGCATGGGGTTACTTGGGCAGCATCACGGTAATGTTATCAAAGGAATTATTGAAACTGCAACTCAACTGGGTTTCATTTTATTCGCAACTCGTGATCGTGTTTGCAGTGGCGGGTATAATAGCCAGCATTTTCTCGTTGTTTTATTTTAACCGAAAATATCAACTGCAATCAGGTTCCTGA
- a CDS encoding response regulator transcription factor has product MESKGKKILIADDEPDILEILEYNLTVEGYTVVKAKDGDEALDLAKKQQPDLIILDVMMPRKTGMDVCQILRSQPAFADTRIIMLTALNDEANHIKGLEMGADDYVSKPISPKVLISRVNALFRRTFKDDDTIIKVGDLQIDKEQFMVKYHGQDIVLAKKEFELLALLASKPGRVFLRHEILNQVWGADVIVGDRTIDVHIRKIRQKLDIDCITTVKGVGYKFEMGTT; this is encoded by the coding sequence ATGGAATCCAAAGGAAAAAAAATTCTTATTGCCGACGACGAGCCTGATATTCTGGAAATACTTGAGTACAATCTTACGGTTGAAGGATATACGGTAGTTAAAGCAAAGGATGGCGATGAAGCACTCGACCTCGCCAAAAAGCAACAGCCCGATCTCATTATTCTCGATGTAATGATGCCACGCAAAACCGGAATGGATGTGTGCCAGATACTACGCTCCCAACCTGCGTTTGCCGATACACGCATTATTATGCTCACTGCCCTGAACGATGAAGCCAATCATATCAAAGGATTGGAAATGGGTGCTGATGATTATGTAAGCAAACCGATCAGTCCTAAAGTGCTTATCAGCCGTGTAAATGCACTCTTCCGCCGCACGTTCAAAGACGATGATACGATAATCAAAGTAGGTGATCTGCAAATTGACAAAGAACAGTTCATGGTAAAATATCATGGACAAGATATTGTACTTGCCAAAAAGGAATTTGAATTGCTTGCGCTGCTTGCTTCCAAACCAGGACGTGTGTTTCTCCGTCATGAAATATTAAACCAGGTGTGGGGTGCTGATGTAATTGTGGGCGACCGTACCATTGATGTACACATCCGCAAAATCAGGCAGAAGCTCGATATCGATTGTATTACCACCGTAAAAGGTGTTGGGTATAAGTTTGAGATGGGCACAACTTAA
- a CDS encoding sensor histidine kinase gives MFVSITDKQTMLTPRQISPVQVAAITAFTISVLVGLANYFFIRSWWIALLSFAVLFLISYLLIRYFTERFIYRHIKLIYKFISQTKATKREEFFNKSILPEKSLREVSEEVKEWAEQKKEEIETLKQNEQYRKEFLQNLSHELKTPIFAVQGYVDTLLSGAMQKEEVAKKFLLNTSRNIDRLVNLVDDLDEISKLESGEQQLYKSNFVIQELVEEIFESLSIKAAEKHIKTSIKKGSELPITVYADKEKVRMVLINLVDNAIKYGKQNGSIVFSVYKTHSNLVLIEISDDGFGIAEEHLTRIFERFYRTDLARSRKEGGSGLGLSICKHIIEAHGQTMHVRSTLDVGTTFGFTLQGRMEKEEA, from the coding sequence TTGTTTGTTTCTATAACCGACAAACAAACCATGCTTACTCCCCGCCAGATCAGTCCTGTACAGGTTGCCGCTATCACAGCATTCACTATTTCCGTATTGGTTGGTTTGGCGAATTACTTTTTTATACGGAGTTGGTGGATCGCTTTGCTGAGCTTTGCAGTGTTGTTCCTCATCAGTTATTTACTCATCCGTTATTTTACCGAGCGGTTTATTTATCGCCACATCAAACTCATTTACAAATTCATTTCGCAAACAAAAGCTACCAAGCGGGAAGAGTTTTTTAATAAATCTATTTTGCCCGAAAAAAGTTTACGAGAAGTAAGCGAAGAAGTGAAGGAATGGGCCGAACAAAAGAAAGAAGAAATTGAAACGCTCAAACAAAACGAACAATACCGCAAAGAATTTTTACAAAACCTGAGCCATGAATTAAAGACGCCCATTTTTGCGGTGCAGGGTTATGTAGATACACTATTGAGTGGTGCCATGCAGAAAGAAGAGGTGGCGAAAAAATTTTTACTGAACACCTCCCGTAACATCGATCGTTTGGTAAACCTGGTTGACGACCTGGATGAAATTTCTAAACTTGAAAGTGGCGAACAGCAATTGTACAAAAGCAATTTTGTGATCCAGGAGCTGGTGGAAGAAATATTTGAAAGCCTATCTATTAAAGCAGCAGAAAAACATATTAAGACTTCCATTAAAAAAGGTTCTGAATTACCGATCACAGTCTATGCCGATAAAGAGAAAGTGCGAATGGTATTGATCAACCTGGTTGATAATGCCATCAAATACGGAAAACAAAACGGCAGTATTGTGTTTAGTGTATATAAAACGCATAGCAATCTTGTACTTATTGAAATAAGTGATGATGGGTTTGGCATTGCAGAAGAACATCTCACACGCATTTTTGAACGTTTCTACCGTACCGATCTTGCACGCAGCCGCAAAGAAGGTGGAAGCGGCTTAGGCCTTTCCATTTGCAAACACATTATTGAAGCACACGGACAAAC